In a single window of the Balaenoptera acutorostrata chromosome 3, mBalAcu1.1, whole genome shotgun sequence genome:
- the LOC130707598 gene encoding nucleolin-like yields MVKLAKAGKNQGDPKKMAPPPKEVEEDSEDEEMSEDEEDDSSGEEKKGKKATTTPAKKMMVSPTKKVAVATPAKKAVVTPGKKTAATPAKKTVTPAKAVATPGKKGATPGKALVATPGKKGAAAPAKGAKNGKNAKKEDSDEEDEDDSEEEDEDDEEEEEDEFEPAVMKAAAAPASDDEDDEDEDDDEDDEEEDEDDEDDSEEEATETAPAKGKKAPAKAAPVKAKSTAEDEDEEDDDEDEEDDEEEEDEDEEEEEDDEEEEEEEEEEEELVKEAPGKRKKEMTKQKAAPEAKKQKVEATEPTTSFNLFVGNLNFSKSAPELKTGISDLFAKNDLAVVDVRIGVSRKFGYVDFESAEDLEKALELTGLKVFGNEIKLEKPKGKDSKKDRDARTLLAKNLPYKVTQEELKEVFEDAVEIRLVSKDGKSKGIAYIEFKTEADAEKTLEEKQGTEIDGRSISLYYTGEKGQSQDYRGGKNSTWSGESKTLVLSNLSYSATEETLQEVFEKATFIKVPQNQNGKSKGYAFIEFASFEDAKEALNSCNKREIEGRAIRLELQGPRGSPNARSQPSKTLFVKGLSEDTTEETLKESFDGSIRARIVTDRETGSSKGFGFVDFNSEEEAKAAKEAMEDGEIDGNKVTLDWAKPKGEGGFGGRGGGRGGFGGRGGGRGGRGGFGGRGRGGFGGRGGFRGGRGGGGDHKPQGKKTKFE; encoded by the coding sequence ATGGTAAAGCTTGCAAAGGCCGGTAAAAATCAAGGTGACCCCAAGAAAATGGCTCCTCCCCCAAAGGAGGTAGAAGAAGATAGTGAAGATGAGGAAATGTCAGAAGATGAAGAGGATGATAGcagtggagaagagaaaaaaggcaaaaaggcTACCACAACTCCAGCAAAGAAGATGATGGTTTCCCCAACAAAAAAGGTTGCAGTTGCCACACCGGCAAAGAAAGCAGTTGTCACCCCTGGCAAAAAGACAGCCGCTACGCCAGCCAAGAAGACGGTTACACCTGCCAAAGCAGTAGCAACACCTGGCAAAAAGGGAGCCACACCAGGCAAAGCATTGGTAGCAACCCCTGGTAAGAAGGGAGCAGCCGCTCCAGCCAAGGGAGCAAAGAACGGCAAGAATGCCAAGAAGGAAGACAGTGATGAGGAAGATGAAGACGACAGTGAAGAGGAGGATGAGgatgatgaagaggaggaggaggatgaattCGAGCCAGCGGTGATGAAAGCAGCTGCTGCTCCTGCCTCAGATGATGAGGATGACGAGGACGAAGATGACGATGAAGACGACGAGGAGGAGGATGAGGACGACGAGGATGACTCTGAAGAAGAAGCTACGGAGACTGCACCAGCCAAAGGAAAGAAAGCTCCAGCAAAAGCTGCTCCTGTGAAGGCAAAGAGCACTgctgaagatgaagatgaagaggaTGACGATGAGGATGAGGAGGatgacgaggaggaggaggatgaagacgaggaggaggaagaggatgacgaggaggaggaagaggaggaggaggaggaggaagaacttGTCAAAGAAGCACCTGGAAAACGAAAGAAGGAAATGACCAAACAAAAAGCAGCTCCTGAAGCCAAGAAACAGAAGGTGGAAGCCACAGAACCAACTACATCTTTCAATCTTTTTGTTGGAAACCTGAACTTCAGTAAATCTGCTCCTGAATTGAAAACGGGTATCAGTGACCTTTTTGCTAAAAATGATCTTGCAGTTGTTGATGTCAGAATTGGTGTGTCTAGGAAGTTTGGCTATGTGGATTTTGAATCTGCTGAAGACCTGGAAAAAGCCTTGGAACTCACTGGTTTAAAAGTCTTTGgtaatgaaattaaactagaaaaacCAAAGGGAAAAGACAGTAAGAAAGATCGAGATGCGAGAACACTTTTGGCTAAAAATCTTCCTTATAAAGTTACTCAGGAAGAATTAAAAGAAGTGTTTGAAGATGCTGTGGAGATCAGATTAGTCAGCAAGGATGGGAAGAGTAAAGGGATTGCTTATATTGAATTTAAGACAGAAGCTGATGCAGAGAAAACCTTGGAAGAAAAGCAGGGAACAGAGATAGATGGGCGATCCATTTCCTTGTACTATACCGGAGAGAAAGGTCAAAGTCAAGACTATAGAGGTGGAAAGAATAGCACTTGGAGTGGTGAATCAAAAACCCTGGTTTTAAGCAACCTCTCCTATAGTGCAACGGAAGAAACTCTTCAGGAAGTATTTGAGAAGGCAACGTTTATCAAAGTGCCCCAGAACCAGAATGGCAAATCTAAAGGGTATGCATTTATAGAATTTGCGTCATTTGAAGATGCTAAAGAAGCTTTAAATTCATGTAATAAAAGGGAAATTGAGGGCAGAGCCATCAGGCTGGAGTTGCAAGGACCCAGGGGATCACCTAATGCAAGAAGCCAGCCATCCAAAACTCTGTTTGTCAAAGGTCTGTCTGAGGATACTACAGAAGAGACATTAAAGGAGTCGTTTGACGGCTCTATTCGTGCAAGGATAGTCACTGACCGGGAGACTGGATCCTCCAAGGGGTTTGGTTTTGTAGACTTCAACAGTGAGGAAGAGGCCAAAGCTGCCAAGGAGGCCATGGAAGATGGTGAAATTGATGGAAACAAAGTTACTTTGGATTGGGCCAAGCCTAAGGGTGAAGGTGGCTTCGGTGGCCGAGGAGGAGGCAGAGGTGGCTTCGGTGGCAGAGGTGGTGGCAGAGGTGGCAGAGGTGGATTTGGTGGCAGAGGCCGGGGAGGCTTTGGAGGGAGAGGAGGCTTccgaggaggcagaggaggaggaggagaccacAAGCCACAAGGAAAGAAGACGAAATTTGAATAG